CACATTAATGCCATTAGCGCGACATTTGTCGACTAAAGCTTTATATTTTTTATTATCAAAAAACATTTGGGTAACGATGAAATCTGCTCCGGTATCAACTTTATGTTTGAGGTATTTGAAGTCTGTATCCAGGTTCGGTGATTCATAATGTTTTTCAGGATAGCCGGCTACACCAATGCAAAAATCTGTTTTTGCAGCGTCTTCCATATAATCATGCAGATAACGGCCATTATTCATGTCTACTACATGTTGTAACAATTCTGAAGCATAGGCATGTCCATCCGGAGTTGGAACAAAAGAGCTGTCACTTTTGCGGGCATCGCCACGAAGTACCAATACATTGTCGATTCCCAGGAACTGAAGATCGATTAATGCATTTTCAGTTTCATCCTTAGTAAATCCCCCACATATTAAATGAGGCACTGCATCCACATTATACTTGTTCATAATGGCCGCACAGGTTGCTACAGTACTTGGACGTTTACGGTAAGCGATCTTTTCTAACAAGCCATTTGGATGCTGCTTGTAGATATAATCTTCCCTGAGGTAAGTCACATCGATAAAGGGCGGATTGAATTCCATTAAAGGGTCTATGGCATCAAAAATGCCTTTAATACTTTGTCCTTTTATCGGTGGTAAGAGTTCAAACGAGAAAAGTGGAGTTCCCTTTGCGTTACTGATATGGTCTACGATCTTCATTAATATTCTTGTAAGGTTGGTTGGTTATCTGTTGTTAATAAGCTAGGTTAGGACTTAACCATCGCTCTACTTCTTCTATTGGCATATCTTTTCTAAGTGCATATTCTTCAATCTGGTCCTTGGTAATCTTTCCTAAACCGAAATACCTGGATTGAGGGTGAGCGAAATAAAAACCACTCACCGCAGCTGTAGGATACATCGCATAACTTTCTGTTAAGCGAAGGCCGATCTTATTCTCGGCATCCAGCAATTCGAAAAGTGTACCTTTTTCGGTATGTTCCGGACAGGCAGGATATCCTGGTGCCGGACGTATTCCTGCATATTCTTCCTTAATCAGTTCTTCATTGCTCAGGTGTTCATCTTTGGCATAACCCCAATAATCTTTACGAACCAGTTCATGCATTCTTTCTGCAAAAGCTTCCGCCAGCCTGTCGGCCAAAGCTTTAGCCATAATGCTGTTATAATCGTCATAATTTGCTTCGAACTCAGCTACCAATTCATCACATCCGATTCCGGTAGTCACGGCGAAACCGCCAAAATAATCTGCAACACCGGATTCTTTTGGTGCCACAAAATCAGACAATGCGTAATAGGGTTCTCCAGCTACTTTTTCTGCTTGTTGACGTAATGTATGGATGGTCACTTTCTCACCTTCCACATCAAGAATAATATCATCTCCGACTGTGTTAGCCGGCCAGAAACCAATTACTCCTTTAGCGGTCAGCAGTTTTTCATCAATAATTCTTTTTAACAGTGCCTGAGCATCATCAAATAGCTTTTTAGCCTCATCCCCAACTAATTTATCGTTGAATATTTTAGGATAACTACCTCTTAATTCCCAGGTATGGAAGAAAGGTGTCCAGTCGATATAAGGAACCAGTTCTGCCAAAGGATAATCTTCAAACACCCTTGTTCCTGTGAATGCAGGAGCGGGAGCAACCAGGTCAAGATCTATTTTAAACTGATCTTTTCTCGCTTCTTCCAGTGTTTTAAAGCGTTTATCAGAACGTTTGTTTAAATGTGCTTCTCTGGCCTTATCGTATTCCTGTCTGATGCTGTCAATATATGGGCCTCTGGTTTCTTCATTCATCAGTGTACTGCATACCGTTACACTTCTGGAAGCATCCAAAACATGAATGGCAGGTCCGGAATAGTTCGGTGCTACTTTTACTGCTGCGTGAATACGGGAGGTGGTTGCTCCGCCAATAATCAATGGAATGGTAAACCCTTCCCGTTCCATTTCCTTGGCGAAATGCACCATTTCGTCTAGCGAAGGTGTAATCAGACCACTTAGCCCGATAATATCCGCATTAATTTCTTTCGCTTTCTGAATAATGGTTTGTGCGGGAACCATTACTCCAAGGTCTACAATTTCGAAGTTATTACAAGCCAGTACTACGCCTACAATGTTTTTTCCGATATCATGAACATCTCCTTTCACTGTGGCCATTAATACCTTCCCGGCAGATGAGCTCGCCTTTCCATCCGGATTATCCAGTTTTTCCTGCTCGATAAAGGGAAGCAGGTAGGCTACTGCTTTTTTCATTACCCTTGCAGATTTTACTACCTGTGGAAGAAACATTTTTCCGGCACCAAAAAGGTCTCCGACGATATTCATTCCATCCATTAAAGGACCTTCAATCACATGTATTGGCTTAGGATATTTCTGTCTGGCTTCTTCTACGTCGGCATCCAGGTATTCTATAATTCCTTTAACCAGGGAATGGGAAAGCCTGCTTTCTACGCTTTCTTTCCTCCATTCTTCATCTCTGACAATCTCTTTGCCCTTGGATTTAATGGTGTCTGCAAATTCGACCAGTCTTTCGGTTGCATCTTCCCTGCGATTGAGCAATACATCTTCCACACGCTCCAGAAGTTCGGGTGGGATCTCCTGATAAACTTCCAGCATTCCTGCGTTTACAATTCCCATGTCCAGGCCTGCTTTGATGGCATGGTATAGAAATGCAGAGTGCATGGCTTCTCTAACCGTATTGTTTCCCCTGAAGGAGAAGGAAATGTTGGAAACACCTCCGCTTACTTTCGCATAAGGAAGGTTTTCTTTAATCCATCGGGTTGCGTTGATAAAATCTACCGCGTAATTATTGTGTTCTTCCAGGCCGGTTGCTACCGTAAGGATGTTTGGATCAAATATGATGTCTTCGGCAGGGAAACCTACTTCGTTGACTAAAATGTCATAAGAACGCTTACAGATTTCTTTTCTTCTTTCGAAGTTATCTGCCTGTCCTTGTTCATCAAATGCCATCACAACTACAGCAGCACCATAGTTCATGATTTTACGGGCACTTTCTTTAAACTTCTCTTCTCCTTCTTTCAGGGAGATGGAGTTGACAATACCTTTACCCTGCAGACATTTTAATCCGGCTTCGATTACTGTCCATTTGGACGAATCGACCATGATCGGAAGTTTGGAAATGTCGGGCTCTGAAGCGATCAGATTTAGGAATTTTACCATTGCGGCTTCTCCATCCAACATCCCTTCATCCATATTCACGTCGATCACCTGGGCACCACCTTCTACCTGCTGACGGGCAACAGTAAGGGCTGCTTCATAATCACCACCCAAAATCAGTTTAGAGAATTTAGGTGATCCGGTGATGTTTGTTCTTTCACCAATATTGACGAAAATACTTTCTGGGGTAACGGTTACTGGTTCTAATCCACTCAGACGCAGGTAAGGAGCTGTTTCAGGTATTTTTCTTGGGCTGATGCTTTTTGCCTTGGCTGCAATGCATCCAATATGCTCAGGTGTTGTACCACAGCAACCTCCTACGATGTTTACAAATCCATGCTGAATAAAATCTTCTACTAAATGGGCAGTTTCATGAGGCATTTCATCATAGGCACCAAACTCATTAGGTAATCCTGCGTTTGGATAGGCAGATACATAACAGGTAGCCTTTGCGGAGAGCTCTTCAATGTGAGGCCTCATATCTTTGGCACCCAGAGCACAGTTAAAGCCGATACTGATTGGATTGGCATGAATTACCGAGTTTAAGAAAGCTTCTACCGTTTGTCCGGATAAAGTTCTTCCTGAGGCATCAGTAATTGTCCCTGAGATCATGATGTCTATTGTTCTGCCAATTTCCTTTTCATACTTCTTAATGGAGAATATGGCTGCTTTAGCATTCAGGGTATCAAAAATAGTTTCAATTAATAGGAGGTCAGCGCCCCCGTCAACCAGTCCGCGGACCTGTTGATCGTAGGCGTCTACCAGCTCATCGAAGGTAAGTGCCCTGAATCCGGGATCATTTACATCCGGCGAGATGGAAAGTGTTCTGTTGGTTGGGCCAACAGCTCCTGCCACAAAGGATCTTCTGTCGGGGTTTGCGGCCATGAATTCATCTACTGCTTCACGGGCAATCTTTGCACCTGCAAAGCTCATTTCATAATCCAGCTCTTCCATCTGGTAATCTGCCAGTGAAATACGCTGGGTACTGAACGTATTGGTCTCTATAATATCTGCACCGGCTTTAAGGTATTCGGTGTGTATGGCTTTGATGATATCAGGGCGTGTGAGGTTAAGCAAATCGTTGTTGCCTTTTACATCACATGGGTGATCTTTAAACCTTTCACCTCTGAAATCTTCTTCTGTTAGGATATAGCGCTGAATCATGGTACCCATGGCACCGTCAATAATCAATATGCGTTTTTCTAACTCTTCTCTAATGTTCATTTTTTTTCTCCCCGTAATGCGTATGAAAAATATGACCAGATACGAACTTCATATCGGTTACTATTTTATCCGCAGTCAAAAAGCTTATTGAAAAGTCCGGTATAGGGTCGACTTTAACTTATCTTTCGGGAACCAATGGTCCGGTTCCAGTAGAATGTAGCACCTTGTAAGCACAGGTTGCTAAGACTTCGCAGGGTCTAATCCCTCCGTCTTTCTCTATAAGCTCTGCAAAAGTGCAACAAAGAAAAATCATTTCCAAAAAAACAGCGCTTAAAGCATATAAAATTGCAAAGGCCATGCAAATATGCATGGCCTTCGGAATAATATTTTGAAAATCTGTGATTATCTTCTGCTTCCGAAGATTCTTAAAAGATATAAGAAGATGTTTAAAAAGTCAAGATAAAGTGATAAAGCACCCATGATGGCTAGCTTTTTAGTATCTGCATTGTCAATTGATGCTCCGCTTTCCTCTATTCCTGCTCCAATTCTTTTCAACTTCTGAACGTCATATGCGGTTAAAGCAGTAAAGATGGCGATTCCGATGAAAGCCATAAACAAGCTAAAGCTTTCACTTTGAATAAACATGTTGACAACACTTGCAATCACTAATCCGATTACACCAACCATTAATATCGGTCCGAATTTACTCAAGTCGACATCTGTAGTATATCCAAGAACAGCCATGATTCCAAAAATACCTGCTGCACCGGCAAAACAAGAGATTACAGAAGCTGATGTATAGGCTAAGAGGATAAAGCTTAAACTAAGTCCAGTTAGTACAGAATAGAGAATAAATACCCCTACCAATGCACCGTAAGAAAGCTTATTTAATCCTGCACTCATTAAAAGCACAAGGCCAAGAGGGGCGAACATGGCAACATACCCAAGAATAGTCGGTTTTTGTGTCGTGGCATCTCTTAGAAATGAATATAATTCAAGATTATTGGCCATTACAAGCGCAGAGACTGTTGAAAGACCTAATGCGATAAACATCCACAAGAATACATTTGCGAAGAACTTCTTAGCAACTACTCCAGTTTGCTGTTCAGCAAAAACAGATTTATGTGCCCATTCGTAATTATTATTGTTGTTATCCATTTTATTTAAATTTTATTTTAAAGTTACTAATTGTTTATCTTCTTACAAAAGCTATGCCCCGAGTCTTTTTGTCAGGATTTCTTCCACTTTCTTGAAAAACTGAAGAGGTTTCAGGGTTCTCCATGCCAAATCGTCAAGCTGACCGCCAAAGTTAATGTAGTAATCGATATTGGCGTTTCTGAATTCATCGATCACATGTTGCTGGAAATTGATTCCGGTAATCCAGCCATCTTCCACATCCTGGAACCACTCTTCATAATAGCTGTCTTCAGAGGAATGAAAGTTCAGTACGTTTTCGCCGATGAGGATAAACTTATTGATTCCTTCATCTACCATTAGTTCCAGTATTTCCCTTTTGAGCAGCATGATGTCATTTCCAATGGCATCGTTCCACTCTCCGATAAACTCGATGATTGCATAATTTCTGTCGTAATCTGTGTACAATACTTTAATGTACAAGGTATTAGATCCAAAATCATCCCATTGGGGGTGAATCAGGAAATTGTACAACTGTTTATCGAAATAGAATTCTGAATATTCCGTGTTATAAAAAGGCGAACGTTCATCTTCGGCGGCGATATAATCATCGCGCCATAGATAGAAGGGCTCAATTTCGTGCATAATTAAGGGATTATTTGGTGCCTGCTTCAACAGCTTTACGGACACTTCCGTAACGGATTAGCAAATCTGCAGCCTGATCATGGTCAATGTGTAGTTCTTCCATGACCATTTGTGTACCGCGATCAACCAGTTTATGGTTGGTCAGCTGCATGTCTACCATTTTGTTGCCTTTTACTCTGCCCAGTTTGATCATGACTGTTGTGCTGAGCATGTTTAAGACTAGTTTCTGCGCAGTTCCTGATTTCATGCGGGTAGAGCCGGTCAGAAATTCCGGTCCAACCACCACCTCTACCGGAAAATCACTTTCCGCTGCAATGGGGCCTCCTTCGTTGCAAACGATACATCCGGTTAGGATTCCATGTTTCCGGGCAGTATTTAATCCTCCGATGACGTAAGGAGTTGTTCCTGATGCAGCAAGGCCGATCAGGCAGTCTTTTTCGTTGATTTTATATTCCTGAAGATCTATCCAGGCTTGTTCGGTATCATCTTCAGCGTTTTCTACCGCTTTCCTGATGGCGGTATCGCCACCGGCAATGATGCCGACTACCCAATCAAATGGAACACCAAAAGTTGGCGGGCATTCTGATGCATCGACTACACCCAGGCGGCCACTGGTTCCAGCCCCGATATAGAATAACCGGCCTCCATCTATCATACGTTCTGCAACTGAGGTAGCTAATTTCTCTATTTGTGGGATTACATTTTCCACAGCCTGAGGAACTGACTGGTCTTCTTTATTGATGTTTTGAAGAATTTGAAGTACAGACATCTGATCAATGTTGTTGTACTTTGACTCCTGCTCAGTTACTCTTATCATATGTTTTTTTTGATAAAATTCGGGATTTTCTTTTTAAACCGGAAATATTCCCAAAAATGAGTTTAAATAATACGACACTATACCGCATT
This region of Pedobacter steynii genomic DNA includes:
- the metF gene encoding methylenetetrahydrofolate reductase [NAD(P)H], which produces MKIVDHISNAKGTPLFSFELLPPIKGQSIKGIFDAIDPLMEFNPPFIDVTYLREDYIYKQHPNGLLEKIAYRKRPSTVATCAAIMNKYNVDAVPHLICGGFTKDETENALIDLQFLGIDNVLVLRGDARKSDSSFVPTPDGHAYASELLQHVVDMNNGRYLHDYMEDAAKTDFCIGVAGYPEKHYESPNLDTDFKYLKHKVDTGADFIVTQMFFDNKKYKALVDKCRANGINVPIIPGLKPITSSKQLVSLPKIFHLDIPMELSEAIQACKSEKDVKEVGIEWMIHQCQELKEMGAPVLHFYTMGNPEPTKKIVQAVF
- the metH gene encoding methionine synthase — translated: MNIREELEKRILIIDGAMGTMIQRYILTEEDFRGERFKDHPCDVKGNNDLLNLTRPDIIKAIHTEYLKAGADIIETNTFSTQRISLADYQMEELDYEMSFAGAKIAREAVDEFMAANPDRRSFVAGAVGPTNRTLSISPDVNDPGFRALTFDELVDAYDQQVRGLVDGGADLLLIETIFDTLNAKAAIFSIKKYEKEIGRTIDIMISGTITDASGRTLSGQTVEAFLNSVIHANPISIGFNCALGAKDMRPHIEELSAKATCYVSAYPNAGLPNEFGAYDEMPHETAHLVEDFIQHGFVNIVGGCCGTTPEHIGCIAAKAKSISPRKIPETAPYLRLSGLEPVTVTPESIFVNIGERTNITGSPKFSKLILGGDYEAALTVARQQVEGGAQVIDVNMDEGMLDGEAAMVKFLNLIASEPDISKLPIMVDSSKWTVIEAGLKCLQGKGIVNSISLKEGEEKFKESARKIMNYGAAVVVMAFDEQGQADNFERRKEICKRSYDILVNEVGFPAEDIIFDPNILTVATGLEEHNNYAVDFINATRWIKENLPYAKVSGGVSNISFSFRGNNTVREAMHSAFLYHAIKAGLDMGIVNAGMLEVYQEIPPELLERVEDVLLNRREDATERLVEFADTIKSKGKEIVRDEEWRKESVESRLSHSLVKGIIEYLDADVEEARQKYPKPIHVIEGPLMDGMNIVGDLFGAGKMFLPQVVKSARVMKKAVAYLLPFIEQEKLDNPDGKASSSAGKVLMATVKGDVHDIGKNIVGVVLACNNFEIVDLGVMVPAQTIIQKAKEINADIIGLSGLITPSLDEMVHFAKEMEREGFTIPLIIGGATTSRIHAAVKVAPNYSGPAIHVLDASRSVTVCSTLMNEETRGPYIDSIRQEYDKAREAHLNKRSDKRFKTLEEARKDQFKIDLDLVAPAPAFTGTRVFEDYPLAELVPYIDWTPFFHTWELRGSYPKIFNDKLVGDEAKKLFDDAQALLKRIIDEKLLTAKGVIGFWPANTVGDDIILDVEGEKVTIHTLRQQAEKVAGEPYYALSDFVAPKESGVADYFGGFAVTTGIGCDELVAEFEANYDDYNSIMAKALADRLAEAFAERMHELVRKDYWGYAKDEHLSNEELIKEEYAGIRPAPGYPACPEHTEKGTLFELLDAENKIGLRLTESYAMYPTAAVSGFYFAHPQSRYFGLGKITKDQIEEYALRKDMPIEEVERWLSPNLAY
- a CDS encoding Bax inhibitor-1/YccA family protein, whose amino-acid sequence is MDNNNNNYEWAHKSVFAEQQTGVVAKKFFANVFLWMFIALGLSTVSALVMANNLELYSFLRDATTQKPTILGYVAMFAPLGLVLLMSAGLNKLSYGALVGVFILYSVLTGLSLSFILLAYTSASVISCFAGAAGIFGIMAVLGYTTDVDLSKFGPILMVGVIGLVIASVVNMFIQSESFSLFMAFIGIAIFTALTAYDVQKLKRIGAGIEESGASIDNADTKKLAIMGALSLYLDFLNIFLYLLRIFGSRR
- the murQ gene encoding N-acetylmuramic acid 6-phosphate etherase, with amino-acid sequence MIRVTEQESKYNNIDQMSVLQILQNINKEDQSVPQAVENVIPQIEKLATSVAERMIDGGRLFYIGAGTSGRLGVVDASECPPTFGVPFDWVVGIIAGGDTAIRKAVENAEDDTEQAWIDLQEYKINEKDCLIGLAASGTTPYVIGGLNTARKHGILTGCIVCNEGGPIAAESDFPVEVVVGPEFLTGSTRMKSGTAQKLVLNMLSTTVMIKLGRVKGNKMVDMQLTNHKLVDRGTQMVMEELHIDHDQAADLLIRYGSVRKAVEAGTK